Genomic DNA from Haloarcula marina:
CCTCATCTCCGAACTCCAAGAGGGTCCCGAGGAGATGCAACAGCGCCTCCTCGCCGTCATCCAGGACGTCAACGAACTCATCCGCGGGATGACAGAGGAGATGGACGACGTCGAGGACTGGACCGTCTCCGTCGAGGAAGGTACCGTCGGCTTTGGGTCCGCCCTGTACAAGTGGGGCGTCTCGATGCCGTCGATGCAGCGCACCGGGATGGACTTCGGCGAAATCATGGAACTGGAGCGCGCCGACAAGCGCCAGGAACTCCACGAGCGCACGCCGCTTTCGGACGTCGTGCTCGACATGGTCTGTGAGCACTTCCCGAACCCCGTCGACGCCCAGCCCCGTCGTATCCCGCGCATCTGGCGCGGCGACGCCGAGTCCGAACTCGCAGAGAGCATGCGTCTGGTCGACGAGGACGGCGAAGTCGTCCTGATGGTCACCGACATCGGCGTCGACCCCCACGCGGGCGAAATCGCCGCTGGCCGCGTCTTCTCCGGCACGCTGGAGAAGGGGCAGAACCTCTACGTCTCCGGGACCGCGGGCACGAACCGCATCCAGAGCGTCGGCATCTACATGGGTGGCGAGCGCGAGGAAGTCGAACGCGTTCCCGCCGGAAACATCGCCGCCGTCACCGGCCTCAAGGACGCCATCGCCGGTTCCACCGTCTCTTCCGTCGAGATGACGCCGTTCGAGTCCATCGAGCACATCTCGGAGCCGGTCATCACGAAGTCCGTCGAGGCACAGAACATGGACGACCTGCCGAAACTCATCCAGACGCTCCAGCAGGTCGCGAAGGAAGACCCGACGATTCAGGTCGAAATCAACGAGGACACCGGCGAACACCTCATCTCCGGACAGGGTGAACTCCACCTCGAAGTCATCGGCCAGCGTATCGAGCGCAACCAGGGCATCCCCATCAACACCGGTGAGCCTATCGTCGTCTACCGAGAGGCTCCCCAGAGCGCGTCCCGCGAGGTCGAAGGCCGCTCGCCGAACAACCACAACCGGTTCTACATCACCATCGAACCGCTGCCGGAGGATGTCGTCGAGACCATCAAACTCGGCGAAGCGTCGATGGATATGCCCGAACTGGAGCGCCGCGAAGCGCTCCAGGAAGCGGGTCTCGATAAGGAAACCTCCCAGGAAGTCGAGCACATCCACGGGACGAACATCCTCATCGACGACACGAAGGGTATCCAGCACCTGAACGAGACGATGGAACTCGTCATCGAGGGCCTCGAAGAGGCGCTCGACGACGGTCCGCTGGCCGCCGAACCGGTCCAGGGGTCGCTCATCCGTCTCCACGACGCCCGCCTCCACGAGGACGCTATCCACCGCGGTCCGGCGCAGGTCATCCCCGCGGTGCGCGAGGCCGTTCACAACGCTCTCATCGACGCGGACATCAAACTGCTGGAGCCGATTCAGCAGGTCCGCATCGACGTGCCTAACGACCACATGGGCGCCGCGTCCGGCGAGATCCAGGGCCGCCGTGGCCGCGTCGACGACATGTACCAGGAAGGGGACCTGATGGTCGTCGAGGGCGTCGCGCCCGTCGACGAGATGATCGGGTTCTCCTCCGACATCCGCTCGGCCACCGAGGGCCGCGCCTCCTGGAACACCGAAAACGCTGGCTTCCAGGTCATGGCCGACAACCTCCAGCCGGAGAAAATCACCGAGATTCGCGAGCGCAAGGGCATGAAGACGGAACTGCCCGCCGCTATCGACTACTTCTAAGCGTCTCGCCCGCTGTCGGCGGTTTCTCCGTCTTCTCCTCTCTCTGTGGCCCAGTTCGAATAGCGGTCGCCGTCGCGAACCGCCTAGCGAATCAGACCATCTGCTGTTCGGTTATCTGTGTCCAGACGCGGTCCCCGACTTCGGTGGGGCCGTAGACGCGCCCCTTCCGGCGCTGTTCGGAGACGAGCAACTCCACGAGGTCGTGTTCCCGGAGTTCCTGTAGCGCGCGGGAGATGTGCGCGATAGCGATGTCGGTGTCGGCGGCGATTTTCGAGGGCGTCGCTGGTCCCGTCGCGAGTCGGCGCAGCGTCGCGATTCTGTACTCGGAGCTGATGACGTAGCTGACGTCGTCCCACATGATTTGAGCCATTGGTCGTTGTTGGTGGACGTCGTGACGGTAGCCACCGTCGGTGTGTCCTACTCGAACACTGGCCCCCCACGGTGATACCTACTCAGGACATAATCCGTGATTAAGTGGGTGCTAAACTCGCTATTTCGGCCGTTTCGAGCGAATCGACTGCGCCGCCGCTGTCGTGTCGCTCGTCACACCGCGACTGTCACACGTCTGCATACGCTGTGTGACGCGGGGCTGTTTCGACCGGACAGCCCCCCGACGGCCGCGACTGCCGGGCATCCACACGTTTAGGCCGGTCGGCGGGGAAGCGGTGGGTATGAGCAACCGACTCCACCAACTCGTCGACTTACTCGTGGCGGCGCTCATCGCCGGGTCCTCGACATACCTGTGGGGCCTCGTCGCCCCGCCCGCCGTCGCGCTCTGGATTGCGA
This window encodes:
- a CDS encoding ArsR family transcriptional regulator, with translation MAQIMWDDVSYVISSEYRIATLRRLATGPATPSKIAADTDIAIAHISRALQELREHDLVELLVSEQRRKGRVYGPTEVGDRVWTQITEQQMV
- a CDS encoding elongation factor EF-2 → MGRRKKIVQECETLMDDPEHIRNIAIAAHVDHGKTTLTDNLLAGAGMISDDTAGQQLAMDTEEDEQERGITIDAANVSMTHEYEDRNHLINLIDTPGHVDFGGDVTRAMRAVDGALVVVDAVEGAMPQTETVLRQALREGVKPTLFINKVDRLISELQEGPEEMQQRLLAVIQDVNELIRGMTEEMDDVEDWTVSVEEGTVGFGSALYKWGVSMPSMQRTGMDFGEIMELERADKRQELHERTPLSDVVLDMVCEHFPNPVDAQPRRIPRIWRGDAESELAESMRLVDEDGEVVLMVTDIGVDPHAGEIAAGRVFSGTLEKGQNLYVSGTAGTNRIQSVGIYMGGEREEVERVPAGNIAAVTGLKDAIAGSTVSSVEMTPFESIEHISEPVITKSVEAQNMDDLPKLIQTLQQVAKEDPTIQVEINEDTGEHLISGQGELHLEVIGQRIERNQGIPINTGEPIVVYREAPQSASREVEGRSPNNHNRFYITIEPLPEDVVETIKLGEASMDMPELERREALQEAGLDKETSQEVEHIHGTNILIDDTKGIQHLNETMELVIEGLEEALDDGPLAAEPVQGSLIRLHDARLHEDAIHRGPAQVIPAVREAVHNALIDADIKLLEPIQQVRIDVPNDHMGAASGEIQGRRGRVDDMYQEGDLMVVEGVAPVDEMIGFSSDIRSATEGRASWNTENAGFQVMADNLQPEKITEIRERKGMKTELPAAIDYF